From Mumia sp. ZJ1417:
GATCGAAGCGGGTGCCCCACCGGACGAGGTCGGCAACGGCGTCGGGGCCGCCCCCGCACACGGCCTCTGCGACGGCGCGGTCGACGAGGCCTGCGCCCGCCGACAGGGTGTCGGCGACGTGGGCGGCGACGGAGTCCTCGACACCAGGACGTGAAGCCGGGTCGAGGACGACGGCGACACCCCCCTGGGCGTACTGGGTCGTCGACTCCGTGAGCGCTCCCTTGGTCACGAGGACCACGTCGTGGCACGCGCTCGCCTCGATCGCTGCGGTCAGGCCCGCGATGCCCCCGCCGACCACGACGACGCGGAGCCGCCGTCCGGCCGCCGCACTCATGCGCGCTCCGGCGGACGGGCGGCCAGCATCCGCTCCAGCGCGACCCGCGCGCCGGCGGCGACGTCCGCGCCGACCGTGATGCGGTTCTCGACCCGTCCCTCGACCAGACCTTCAAGGACCCAGGCGAGGTAGCCGGGGTGGATCCGGTACATCGTCGAGCACGGGCAGACGACCGGGTCGAGGCAGAAGATCGTGTGCTCGGGGTGCTCGGCGGCGAGGCGGTTGACGAGGTTGATCTCGGTGCCGATCGCGAACGTCGTCCCCGCGGGCGCGGCCTCGACGGCCTTGCGGATGTAGTCGGTCGAGCCTGCCTCGTCGGCGGCGTCGACGACCGGCATCGGGCACTCGGGGTGGACGATGACGCGGACGTCCGGGTGCTCCGCGCGCGCCCTCTCGATCTGTGCGACCGTGAAGCGCTTGTGGACCGAGCAGAAGCCGTGCCACAGCAGCACCTTGGCCTCGAGGAGGCTCTGCTCGTCGTTGCCGCCGAGGGGCTTGTGGGGGTTCCACATCGGCATCGCGTCGAGGCCGACCCCCATCGCCTTGGCGGTGTTGCGGCCGAGGTGCTGGTCGGGGAAGAACAGCACGCGGTGCGCGCGCTCGAACGCCCAGGTCAGGACCGTCTCGGCGTTGGAGGACGTGCAGACGATGCCGCCGTGGTCGCCGCAGAAGCCCTTGAGCGCGGCGGACGAGTTCATGTAGGTCACCGGGATCACAGGGACCTTGCCGTCAGCGTCGGGCTCGGTGCCGTACAAGGCCTCGAGCTCGGCCCAGCACTGCTCCACCGTGTCGATGTCGGCCATGTCTGCCATGGAGCAGCCAGCTGCCAGGTTGGGCAGGATCACGGCCTGCTCGGGGCGGGAGAGGATGTCGGCCGTCTCGGCCATGAAATGCACGCCGCAGAAGACGATCGCCTCGGCATCGGGGCGGGTGAGGGCGGCGTTGGCGAGCTGGAACGAGTCACCG
This genomic window contains:
- the nadA gene encoding quinolinate synthase NadA produces the protein MTSVDTVVRSAPGATCAPDLADGPWTFDLAPPSYGPGASMADAIPADAPRQGGLPAAYTQMSASELDARIRAAKATLGDRVVILGHFYQRDEVVTHADFLGDSFQLANAALTRPDAEAIVFCGVHFMAETADILSRPEQAVILPNLAAGCSMADMADIDTVEQCWAELEALYGTEPDADGKVPVIPVTYMNSSAALKGFCGDHGGIVCTSSNAETVLTWAFERAHRVLFFPDQHLGRNTAKAMGVGLDAMPMWNPHKPLGGNDEQSLLEAKVLLWHGFCSVHKRFTVAQIERARAEHPDVRVIVHPECPMPVVDAADEAGSTDYIRKAVEAAPAGTTFAIGTEINLVNRLAAEHPEHTIFCLDPVVCPCSTMYRIHPGYLAWVLEGLVEGRVENRITVGADVAAGARVALERMLAARPPERA